A genomic window from Pseudomonas alcaligenes includes:
- a CDS encoding 1-acyl-sn-glycerol-3-phosphate acyltransferase: protein MMGEFDSIRPYADHEVPAVLARLLSDDTFLGTLTRFRFPRLAGPMGWLLKPLIAHRLRRETAGIASVDALQARIEPYIDRTVERATDGVSYSGLEQLKAGTPYLFLANHRDIVMDPAFVNYAVFHAGLPTPRIAIGDNLLQRPFVSDLMRLNKSFIVHRNIAGRREKLAAFQLLSAYINHSIREEGQSIWIAQAEGRAKDGDDRTDSAILKMFHMARKDEPFAEALAALNLIPVSISYEYDPCDQAKARELQIRASTGDYEKAPGEDDASIALGITGYKGRVHVHFGAPVREGFEDAKQLAALMDRHILGGYRLFPVHYLAYAQWDERDAELPVPDAEQLFAAEELAKARGEWQRRLDACPAQQRPWLIRQYATPVRNQYRIKAGLAL, encoded by the coding sequence ATGATGGGCGAATTCGATTCCATCCGACCCTACGCCGACCACGAAGTCCCCGCCGTACTGGCGCGCCTGTTGAGCGACGATACCTTCCTCGGCACCCTCACCCGCTTCCGCTTCCCGCGCCTGGCCGGGCCAATGGGCTGGCTGCTCAAACCTCTTATAGCCCATCGGCTGCGTCGCGAGACGGCCGGCATCGCTTCGGTGGACGCCCTGCAAGCGCGCATCGAGCCCTATATCGACCGCACCGTGGAGCGCGCCACCGACGGCGTCAGCTATTCCGGGCTGGAACAGCTCAAGGCCGGCACGCCCTACCTGTTCCTCGCCAACCACCGCGACATCGTGATGGACCCGGCCTTCGTCAACTACGCGGTGTTCCATGCCGGGCTGCCGACGCCGCGCATCGCCATCGGCGACAACCTGCTGCAGCGCCCCTTCGTCAGCGACCTGATGCGCCTGAACAAGAGCTTCATCGTGCACCGCAACATCGCCGGACGGCGCGAGAAGCTGGCGGCCTTCCAGCTGCTGTCGGCCTACATCAACCACTCGATCCGCGAGGAAGGCCAGTCGATCTGGATCGCCCAGGCCGAGGGCCGGGCCAAGGACGGCGACGACCGCACCGACTCGGCGATCCTCAAGATGTTCCACATGGCGCGCAAGGACGAGCCGTTTGCCGAGGCCCTGGCGGCGCTCAACCTGATCCCGGTGTCGATCAGCTACGAGTACGATCCCTGTGACCAGGCCAAGGCCCGCGAGCTGCAGATCCGCGCCAGCACCGGCGACTACGAGAAGGCGCCGGGCGAGGATGACGCCAGCATCGCCCTCGGCATCACCGGCTACAAGGGCCGCGTCCACGTGCATTTCGGCGCGCCGGTGCGCGAGGGCTTCGAGGATGCCAAGCAGCTGGCCGCCCTGATGGACCGACACATCCTCGGCGGCTATCGCCTGTTCCCGGTGCACTACCTGGCCTATGCCCAGTGGGACGAGCGCGACGCCGAACTGCCGGTGCCGGACGCCGAGCAGCTGTTCGCCGCCGAGGAACTGGCCAAGGCCCGTGGCGAATGGCAGCGCCGCCTCGACGCCTGCCCCGCGCAGCAGCGCCCCTGGCTGATCCGCCAGTACGCCACGCCGGTGCGCAACCAGTACCGGATCAAGGCCGGCCTGGCCCTGTAA
- a CDS encoding SOS response-associated peptidase, with translation MSGRYALFRWPQAIANLPGFPAEHPQRWNLSPGAQVLFVHQQGDELRAASGRWGLTPAWLTDFAKAPAHARAETLAEQAMFREAFAQRRCLLPANGFYEWRGQANRKRPYWLSGEGLLYFAGLWEIYPAGGANYLSVAMVTREAAYLRRPLLLDQAASRVWLDAQASAEQLQALLAAAQPSLRERALATLINDPACEGPECLTPA, from the coding sequence ATGAGTGGACGCTACGCCCTGTTCCGCTGGCCCCAGGCCATCGCCAACCTGCCGGGATTTCCCGCCGAACATCCGCAGCGCTGGAACCTGTCGCCCGGCGCCCAGGTGCTGTTCGTCCACCAGCAGGGCGACGAGCTGCGCGCCGCCAGCGGCCGCTGGGGGCTGACGCCGGCCTGGCTGACCGATTTCGCCAAGGCGCCGGCGCATGCCCGCGCCGAGACCCTGGCCGAGCAGGCGATGTTCCGCGAGGCCTTCGCCCAGCGCCGCTGCCTGTTGCCGGCCAACGGCTTCTACGAGTGGCGTGGCCAGGCCAACCGCAAGCGTCCCTACTGGCTGAGCGGCGAGGGCCTGCTGTATTTCGCCGGGCTGTGGGAGATCTACCCGGCGGGGGGCGCCAACTACCTCAGCGTGGCCATGGTGACCCGCGAGGCGGCCTATCTGCGCCGCCCGCTGCTGCTGGACCAGGCCGCCAGCCGTGTCTGGCTCGATGCGCAAGCCTCGGCCGAGCAGCTGCAGGCGCTGCTGGCGGCGGCGCAGCCGTCGCTGCGCGAACGGGCGCTGGCGACCCTGATCAACGATCCGGCCTGCGAGGGGCCGGAGTGCCTCACCCCGGCGTAA
- a CDS encoding DUF3429 domain-containing protein: MHPFEAKQPQQLAMHLGYAGLIPFVSGALGIWVTPSSWRPFVMSALLDYAAVILAFMGAIHWGLAMRAQANDERARLQLGLSVIPPLLGWVAVASGMPFGLALPIFLFAFVLLYFADLRATRLGLAPQWYPALRRPLTLVVSISLLLAWASLLRA, from the coding sequence ATGCATCCCTTCGAAGCCAAACAGCCTCAGCAGTTGGCCATGCACCTGGGCTATGCCGGCCTGATTCCCTTCGTCAGCGGCGCGCTGGGCATCTGGGTCACGCCGAGCAGCTGGCGGCCCTTCGTGATGAGCGCGCTGCTGGATTATGCGGCCGTGATCCTGGCCTTCATGGGGGCCATCCACTGGGGCCTGGCGATGCGTGCCCAGGCCAACGACGAGCGTGCCAGGCTGCAGCTGGGCCTGTCGGTGATTCCGCCGTTGCTGGGCTGGGTTGCCGTCGCCAGCGGTATGCCCTTCGGACTGGCTCTGCCGATCTTCCTTTTCGCCTTCGTGCTGCTCTACTTCGCCGACCTGCGTGCGACCCGGCTGGGCCTGGCGCCGCAATGGTACCCGGCACTGCGCCGGCCCCTGACCCTGGTGGTCAGCATCAGCCTGCTGCTGGCCTGGGCCAGCCTGCTGCGTGCATGA
- a CDS encoding protein-L-isoaspartate(D-aspartate) O-methyltransferase has protein sequence MTSQRTRERLIERLYEEGLSNPHVLEVIRRTPRHLFVDEALAHRAYEDTALPIGHNQTISQPYIVGRMTELLLAGGPLDKVLEIGTGSGYQTAVLAQLVERVFSVERIQSLQDRAKERLVELKLRNVVFRWGDGWEGWNALGPYHGIMVTAAAAEVPQALLDQLAIGGRLVIPVGAGDVQELLLIVREEDGYSRHVLDLVRFVPLLNGPLA, from the coding sequence ATGACCTCGCAGCGCACCCGCGAGCGCCTGATCGAGCGCCTGTACGAGGAGGGCTTGTCCAACCCCCACGTGCTCGAGGTGATCCGCCGCACGCCGCGCCACCTGTTCGTCGACGAGGCCCTGGCCCACCGCGCCTACGAGGACACCGCGCTGCCCATCGGCCACAATCAGACCATCTCCCAGCCCTACATAGTCGGGCGCATGACCGAGCTGCTGCTGGCCGGCGGCCCGCTGGACAAGGTGCTGGAGATCGGCACCGGCTCCGGCTACCAGACCGCCGTGCTGGCCCAGCTGGTGGAGCGGGTGTTCTCGGTGGAGCGCATCCAGAGCCTGCAGGACCGCGCCAAGGAGCGCCTGGTCGAGCTCAAGCTGCGCAACGTGGTGTTCCGCTGGGGCGATGGCTGGGAAGGCTGGAACGCCCTCGGTCCGTACCACGGCATCATGGTCACCGCCGCCGCCGCCGAGGTGCCGCAGGCGCTGCTGGACCAGCTGGCCATCGGCGGTCGCCTGGTGATTCCGGTGGGCGCGGGCGATGTGCAGGAACTGCTGCTGATCGTCCGCGAAGAGGACGGCTACTCCCGTCACGTGCTGGATCTGGTGCGCTTCGTGCCACTGCTCAACGGGCCCCTGGCCTGA
- the truD gene encoding tRNA pseudouridine(13) synthase TruD translates to MNEAELLGPRAHGEACGTAVLKAVAEDFQVDEVLDIPLSGQGEHLWLWVEKRGLNTEEAARRLARAAGVSQRHISYAGLKDRQALTRQWFSLHLPGKADPDLGAATGPELSILRSARHSRKLQRGAHAANGFTLRLTALEADRATLEQRLQAIGAEGVPNYFGLQRFGHAGGNIAEALHFAVEGVLPEQRNRRSRLLSAARSLIFNRVLAARVAEGSWNHAQAGDLLAFTDSRSFFMAGEAETHDPRLAALDLHPTGPLWGEGPSPAAGATYQLEQRLAGEQALLADWLGEAGMAHERRILRLPIADLSWHYPEPDVLQLAFVLPAGCFATVVVRELVDLLPAEQTDTPCEF, encoded by the coding sequence ATGAACGAAGCCGAACTGCTGGGCCCGCGCGCCCATGGCGAGGCCTGCGGCACGGCCGTGCTGAAGGCGGTGGCCGAGGACTTCCAGGTCGACGAGGTGCTCGACATCCCGCTGTCCGGCCAGGGCGAGCACCTCTGGCTATGGGTGGAGAAACGCGGCCTCAACACCGAGGAGGCGGCCCGCCGCCTGGCCCGTGCCGCCGGCGTGTCGCAGCGCCACATCAGCTATGCCGGGCTGAAGGATCGCCAGGCATTGACCCGCCAGTGGTTCAGCCTGCACCTGCCGGGCAAGGCCGATCCCGATCTGGGCGCCGCCACCGGGCCGGAACTGAGCATCCTCAGGAGCGCGCGCCACTCGCGCAAGCTGCAGCGCGGCGCCCATGCGGCCAACGGCTTCACCTTGCGTCTGACCGCGCTCGAGGCCGACCGCGCCACGCTGGAGCAGCGCCTGCAGGCGATCGGGGCCGAGGGCGTGCCCAACTACTTCGGCCTGCAGCGTTTCGGCCATGCCGGTGGCAATATCGCCGAGGCCCTGCACTTCGCCGTCGAGGGCGTGCTGCCGGAGCAGCGCAACCGCCGCTCGCGCCTGCTGTCGGCGGCACGCAGCCTGATCTTCAACCGGGTGCTGGCGGCGCGGGTCGCCGAGGGCAGCTGGAATCACGCGCAGGCCGGCGACCTGCTGGCCTTCACCGACAGCCGCAGCTTCTTCATGGCCGGCGAGGCGGAAACCCATGACCCGCGCCTGGCCGCACTGGACCTGCATCCGACCGGTCCGCTGTGGGGCGAAGGCCCGTCGCCGGCGGCTGGCGCCACGTACCAACTGGAGCAGCGCCTGGCCGGCGAGCAGGCGCTGCTGGCCGATTGGCTGGGCGAGGCGGGCATGGCGCACGAACGGCGCATCCTGCGCCTCCCCATCGCCGACCTGTCGTGGCATTATCCCGAGCCTGACGTACTGCAACTGGCTTTCGTTCTGCCGGCCGGCTGCTTCGCCACCGTGGTGGTGCGCGAACTGGTCGATCTGCTACCGGCGGAACAGACGGATACTCCATGCGAATTCTGA
- a CDS encoding LysR family transcriptional regulator has translation MNRWEGLDEFVAVAESGQFAAAARRLGLSTSQVSRQVARLEERLQTRLFYRSTRRVALTEAGQTFLQHCRRLQDAREEALRAVGDLNDEPKGLLRMTCAVAYGERFIVPLVNDFMARHPQLRVEIELSNQTLDLLHGGLDLAIRLGRLQDSRLVATRLAPRVMHLCASPAYLERYGRPHSLSELARHNCLIGSSEHWNFQQDGRELSLRVQGNWRCNSGEAVLDAALRGFGLCQLPDYYVQPHLRSGALLDLLPQQRPPHTAVWALYPQQRHLSPKVRLLVELLKEGLAQRPEYREALTPG, from the coding sequence ATGAATCGCTGGGAAGGACTGGACGAGTTCGTCGCCGTGGCCGAGAGCGGCCAGTTCGCCGCCGCGGCCAGGCGCCTGGGGCTGTCCACCTCGCAGGTCAGCCGCCAGGTGGCGCGCCTGGAGGAACGCCTGCAGACCCGCCTGTTCTACCGCAGCACCCGGCGGGTGGCGCTGACCGAGGCCGGGCAGACCTTCCTGCAGCACTGCCGGCGCCTGCAGGACGCCCGCGAGGAGGCGCTGCGCGCGGTCGGCGACCTCAACGACGAGCCCAAGGGCCTGCTGCGCATGACCTGCGCGGTGGCCTACGGCGAGCGCTTCATCGTGCCACTGGTCAACGACTTCATGGCGCGTCATCCGCAGCTGCGGGTGGAGATCGAGCTGAGCAACCAGACCCTCGATCTGCTGCACGGCGGCCTGGACCTGGCCATCCGCCTCGGCCGCCTGCAGGACTCGCGCCTGGTGGCCACGCGCCTGGCGCCACGGGTCATGCACCTGTGCGCGTCGCCCGCCTACCTGGAACGCTATGGCCGGCCGCACTCGCTGTCGGAGCTGGCGCGGCACAACTGCCTGATCGGCAGCAGCGAGCACTGGAACTTTCAGCAGGACGGCCGCGAGCTGAGCCTGCGGGTGCAGGGCAACTGGCGCTGCAACAGCGGCGAGGCGGTGCTCGACGCGGCCCTGCGCGGCTTCGGCCTGTGCCAGCTGCCGGACTACTACGTGCAGCCGCACCTGCGCAGCGGCGCCCTGCTCGACCTGTTGCCGCAGCAGCGTCCGCCGCACACCGCGGTGTGGGCGCTGTATCCGCAGCAACGCCACCTGTCGCCCAAGGTGCGCCTGCTGGTGGAGCTGCTCAAGGAGGGCCTGGCGCAGCGCCCGGAATACCGCGAGGCGCTTACGCCGGGGTGA
- a CDS encoding DUF2007 domain-containing protein — MQRVYEPQDLLEAELLLGMLASEGVEAHLAGRHLLGAMGELPALGLLGLLVEDDDAERARRLIAAYNAAAPLPGEEPEGCPGVLLC, encoded by the coding sequence ATGCAGCGCGTCTACGAGCCGCAGGACCTGCTGGAGGCCGAATTGCTGCTCGGCATGCTGGCCAGCGAGGGCGTGGAAGCGCACCTGGCCGGGCGCCATCTGCTCGGCGCGATGGGCGAGCTGCCGGCGCTCGGGCTGCTCGGCCTGCTGGTGGAGGACGATGATGCCGAGCGCGCGCGCCGCCTGATCGCCGCGTACAATGCCGCCGCGCCGCTGCCCGGCGAGGAGCCCGAGGGCTGCCCCGGCGTGCTGCTCTGCTGA
- the ispF gene encoding 2-C-methyl-D-erythritol 2,4-cyclodiphosphate synthase has protein sequence MRIGHGYDVHRFGEGDFITLGGVRIPHKFGLIAHSDGDVLLHALSDALLGAAALGDIGKHFPDTDPTFKGADSRVLLRHVVGLIRAKGYVVGNVDATIVAQAPKMAPHIESMRAHIAEDLGVELDAVNVKATTTEKLGFTGREEGIAVHAVALLLKA, from the coding sequence ATGCGTATCGGTCACGGCTACGACGTTCATCGCTTTGGCGAGGGCGATTTCATCACCCTCGGCGGCGTGCGGATTCCCCACAAGTTCGGGCTGATCGCCCATTCCGACGGCGACGTGCTGCTGCATGCGCTCAGCGATGCGCTGCTCGGCGCGGCGGCCTTGGGCGATATCGGCAAGCACTTCCCCGACACCGACCCGACTTTCAAGGGCGCCGACAGCCGCGTATTGCTGCGCCACGTGGTCGGCCTGATCCGCGCCAAGGGCTATGTGGTCGGCAATGTCGACGCCACCATAGTGGCCCAGGCGCCGAAGATGGCGCCGCATATCGAGAGCATGCGTGCGCACATCGCCGAGGACCTCGGCGTCGAGCTGGACGCGGTCAACGTCAAGGCCACCACCACCGAGAAGCTGGGTTTCACCGGCCGCGAGGAGGGGATCGCGGTGCATGCCGTGGCCCTGCTGCTCAAGGCATGA
- the fghA gene encoding S-formylglutathione hydrolase, with the protein MSLEIVSGNKSFGGWHKRYRHRSTALNCDMQFAVYLPPQAEQEGARLPVLYWLSGLTCTDENFMQKAGAQRLAAELGLVLVAPDTSPRGAGVPDDPEGAWDFGLGAGFYLNATQEPWARHYRMYDYVVQELPALVEANFPVGDRRGVAGHSMGGHGALICALKNPGRYLSVSAFAPIANPLDCPWGEKAFSLYLGEDRSRWREWDACALLAEAPEKLPILVDQGDRDDFLAVQLKPQALQAAARAAGHPLTLRMQPGYDHSYYFIASFIDDHLRHHAAALLSSGG; encoded by the coding sequence ATGAGCCTGGAAATCGTCTCCGGCAACAAGAGCTTCGGCGGCTGGCACAAGCGCTACCGGCATCGCTCGACTGCGCTGAACTGCGACATGCAGTTCGCCGTCTACCTGCCGCCACAGGCGGAGCAGGAGGGCGCCCGCCTGCCGGTGCTGTACTGGCTGAGCGGCCTGACCTGCACCGACGAGAACTTCATGCAGAAGGCCGGCGCCCAGCGCCTGGCCGCCGAGCTGGGGCTGGTGCTGGTGGCGCCGGACACCAGCCCGCGCGGCGCAGGGGTGCCGGACGACCCGGAGGGCGCCTGGGACTTCGGCCTCGGTGCCGGCTTCTACCTCAATGCCACCCAGGAGCCCTGGGCGCGGCATTACCGCATGTACGACTACGTGGTGCAGGAGCTGCCGGCGCTGGTCGAGGCGAACTTCCCGGTCGGCGACCGGCGTGGCGTCGCCGGCCACTCCATGGGCGGGCATGGCGCGCTGATCTGCGCGCTGAAGAATCCAGGGCGCTACTTGTCGGTTTCGGCCTTCGCGCCCATCGCCAACCCGCTGGACTGCCCCTGGGGCGAGAAGGCCTTCTCCCTCTACCTGGGCGAGGACCGTTCGCGCTGGCGCGAATGGGACGCCTGCGCGCTGCTGGCCGAGGCGCCGGAGAAGCTGCCGATCCTGGTCGACCAGGGCGACCGCGACGACTTCCTCGCCGTCCAGCTCAAGCCGCAGGCCCTGCAGGCCGCCGCCAGGGCCGCCGGCCATCCGCTGACCCTGCGGATGCAGCCGGGCTACGACCACAGCTACTACTTCATCGCCAGTTTTATCGACGACCATCTGCGCCATCATGCGGCAGCGCTGCTCTCTAGCGGCGGGTAG
- the surE gene encoding 5'/3'-nucleotidase SurE produces the protein MRILISNDDGVMAPGIAALHDALHDYAECVVIAPSEDKSGASSALTLDRPLHPATLPNGFIGLNGTPTDCVHLGLNALLDPVPDMVVSGINLGANLGDDVLYSGTVAAALEGRFLSKPAFAFSLLSRQSTNLPTAAYFARKLVEAHDKLDLPPRTVLNVNVPNLPLEHIRGVQLTRLGHRARAAAPVKQVNPRGKEGYWISVSGDAEDGGPGTDFHAVMQGYVSITPLQLDRTFHEAFDSLGGWLEGLL, from the coding sequence ATGCGAATTCTGATCTCCAACGACGACGGGGTGATGGCACCCGGCATCGCCGCGCTGCACGACGCGTTGCACGACTACGCCGAGTGCGTGGTGATCGCCCCGAGCGAGGACAAGAGCGGCGCCAGCAGTGCGCTGACCCTCGACCGTCCGCTGCATCCGGCGACCCTGCCCAACGGCTTCATCGGCCTCAACGGCACGCCGACCGACTGCGTGCACCTGGGCCTCAACGCCCTGCTCGATCCGGTGCCGGACATGGTGGTGTCGGGCATCAACCTGGGCGCCAACCTGGGCGACGACGTGCTCTATTCCGGCACCGTCGCGGCGGCCCTGGAAGGGCGCTTCCTGAGCAAGCCGGCGTTCGCCTTCTCGCTGCTGTCGCGCCAGTCGACCAACCTGCCGACCGCGGCCTACTTCGCCCGCAAGCTGGTCGAGGCGCACGACAAGCTCGACCTGCCGCCGCGCACCGTGCTCAACGTCAACGTGCCCAACCTGCCGCTGGAGCATATCCGTGGCGTGCAGCTGACCCGCCTCGGCCACCGCGCGCGCGCCGCCGCGCCGGTCAAGCAGGTCAACCCGCGGGGCAAGGAGGGCTACTGGATCTCGGTATCCGGCGATGCCGAGGACGGCGGGCCGGGCACCGACTTCCATGCAGTGATGCAGGGCTACGTGTCGATCACCCCGCTGCAGCTGGACCGGACCTTCCACGAGGCCTTCGATAGCCTCGGCGGCTGGCTGGAGGGGCTGTTGTGA
- a CDS encoding CPXCG motif-containing cysteine-rich protein — protein MLESQMYQCPYCWEQAEAVLDLSSGDQEYVEDCPVCCRPIVFDLRTDGQDWSLDVRREDD, from the coding sequence ATGCTGGAATCACAGATGTACCAGTGCCCCTATTGCTGGGAGCAGGCCGAGGCCGTGCTCGACCTCTCCTCCGGCGACCAGGAGTACGTCGAGGACTGCCCGGTGTGCTGCCGGCCGATCGTCTTCGACCTGCGCACCGATGGCCAGGACTGGTCGCTGGACGTGCGCCGGGAGGACGACTGA
- a CDS encoding S-(hydroxymethyl)glutathione dehydrogenase/class III alcohol dehydrogenase codes for MIKSRAAVAFGPNQPLQIVEVDVAPPKAGEVLVRIVASGVCHTDAYTLSGQDSEGVFPCILGHEGGGIVEAVGEGVTSLAVGDHVIPLYTAECRQCKFCTSGKTNLCQAVRATQGKGLMPDGTTRFSYQGQPVYHYMGCSTFSEYTVLPEISLAKIPKEAPLEKVCLLGCGVTTGIGAVLNTAKVEEGATVAIFGLGGIGLAAIIGAKMAKAARIIAIDINPAKFAVARELGATDFVNPQEHAKPIQEVIVEMTDGGVDYSFECVGNVQLMRAALECCHKGWGESTIIGVAPAGAEISTRPFQLVTGRVWRGSAFGGVKGRTELPGYVAKAQSGEIPLDTFITHTMGLDEINSAFDLMHEGKSIRTVIHF; via the coding sequence ATGATCAAGTCCCGTGCCGCCGTGGCCTTCGGCCCCAACCAGCCGCTGCAGATCGTCGAGGTGGACGTGGCGCCGCCCAAGGCCGGTGAGGTGCTGGTGCGCATCGTCGCCAGCGGCGTCTGCCACACCGACGCCTACACCCTGTCCGGCCAGGACAGCGAGGGCGTGTTCCCCTGCATCCTCGGCCACGAGGGCGGCGGCATCGTCGAGGCGGTGGGCGAGGGCGTGACCTCGCTGGCGGTGGGCGACCACGTGATCCCGCTGTACACGGCCGAATGCCGCCAGTGCAAGTTCTGCACCTCGGGCAAGACCAACCTGTGCCAGGCGGTGCGCGCCACCCAGGGCAAGGGCCTGATGCCGGACGGCACCACGCGCTTCTCCTACCAGGGCCAGCCGGTCTACCACTACATGGGCTGCTCGACCTTCTCCGAATACACCGTGCTGCCGGAAATCTCCCTGGCCAAGATCCCCAAGGAGGCGCCGCTGGAGAAGGTCTGCCTGCTCGGCTGCGGCGTCACCACCGGCATCGGTGCCGTACTCAACACCGCCAAGGTCGAGGAGGGCGCCACCGTGGCCATCTTCGGCCTGGGCGGCATCGGCCTGGCGGCGATCATCGGCGCCAAGATGGCCAAGGCCGCGCGCATCATCGCCATCGACATCAACCCGGCCAAGTTCGCGGTGGCCCGCGAGCTGGGCGCCACCGACTTCGTCAACCCGCAGGAGCACGCCAAGCCGATCCAGGAAGTGATAGTCGAGATGACCGACGGCGGCGTCGACTATTCCTTCGAATGCGTCGGCAACGTGCAGCTGATGCGCGCGGCGCTGGAGTGCTGCCACAAGGGCTGGGGCGAGTCGACCATCATCGGCGTGGCGCCGGCCGGCGCCGAGATCAGCACCCGGCCGTTCCAGCTGGTCACCGGGCGCGTCTGGCGCGGCAGCGCCTTCGGCGGCGTGAAGGGCCGCACCGAGCTGCCCGGCTATGTGGCCAAGGCGCAGAGCGGCGAGATCCCGCTGGACACCTTCATCACCCACACCATGGGCCTGGACGAGATCAACAGCGCCTTCGACCTGATGCACGAAGGCAAGAGCATCCGCACCGTCATCCACTTCTGA
- a CDS encoding peptidoglycan DD-metalloendopeptidase family protein, translating into MSLTQQRKRQALAVAVFAALLAGCSSKSSNSVQVVDRTQGSAQAARPQATSGQYTVQRGDTLYSIAFRFGWDWKALAARNNIPAPYVIRPGQRIRFDLPQQGGAPVVAQPSRPAVTSVPPPAARPPVQAQPPLQTAPPQPASRPPVASGTPAAAGKVQSVPRSAKGWAWPANGVLIGKFSSNGSLNKGIDIAGELGQPVLAAADGSVVYAGSGLRGYGELVIIKHSDAYVSAYGHNRRLLVREGQQVKVGQHIAEMGSTGTDRVKLHFEIRRQGKPVDPLQYLPRR; encoded by the coding sequence GTGAGTCTCACACAGCAGCGCAAGCGCCAGGCTCTGGCCGTTGCGGTTTTCGCCGCGTTACTGGCGGGCTGCAGCAGCAAGTCGTCGAACAGCGTACAGGTGGTGGATCGCACCCAGGGCAGTGCGCAGGCCGCCCGCCCGCAGGCCACCAGCGGCCAGTACACGGTGCAGCGCGGCGATACCCTGTACTCCATCGCCTTTCGCTTCGGCTGGGACTGGAAAGCCCTGGCTGCGCGCAACAATATCCCCGCACCCTACGTGATCCGCCCGGGGCAGCGCATCCGCTTCGACCTGCCCCAGCAGGGCGGTGCGCCGGTGGTCGCCCAGCCGAGCAGGCCTGCGGTGACCAGCGTGCCGCCGCCCGCCGCCCGCCCCCCGGTACAGGCGCAGCCGCCGCTGCAGACTGCGCCGCCGCAGCCGGCGAGCCGGCCTCCGGTGGCCAGTGGCACTCCCGCCGCGGCCGGCAAGGTGCAGTCGGTGCCACGCTCGGCCAAGGGCTGGGCCTGGCCTGCCAATGGCGTGCTGATCGGCAAATTCTCCTCAAACGGGAGTTTGAATAAAGGAATTGATATCGCCGGAGAATTGGGCCAGCCTGTTTTGGCTGCGGCTGATGGTTCCGTTGTGTACGCCGGAAGTGGTTTACGGGGCTACGGTGAACTGGTGATCATCAAGCACAGCGATGCCTACGTAAGCGCCTACGGACATAACCGCAGGCTGCTGGTGCGGGAGGGACAGCAGGTCAAAGTCGGACAGCATATCGCCGAGATGGGTTCCACGGGAACCGACCGGGTGAAACTCCACTTCGAGATTCGCCGCCAGGGCAAACCTGTAGACCCCCTGCAATATCTGCCTCGTCGTTGA
- a CDS encoding DUF368 domain-containing protein has protein sequence MKNPLLLFLKGMAMGAADVVPGVSGGTVAFISGIYDELLRSIASIPEAALQLLRGRVVKAWQMANATFLLVLLSGILTSVFSLARLITWLLEHHPIPVWSFFFGLILVSSHLVAREIGRWNWTRVLSFVLGGAFAWWITVASPIQWGHDPLSLFLAGAIAICAMILPGISGSFLLVLMGLYSLVLGAVKNLDIAVLAVFAAGCLVGILSFARLLSWLLARFRDLTLAFLTGLMLGSLNKVWPWKQTLTWRADSHGQQVPVLQENLWPLQFAQQSGQDAQLLAAILLAVAGVVLVLGLEWLAGRKQQAAGAGE, from the coding sequence ATGAAGAATCCCCTTCTGCTGTTTCTTAAGGGCATGGCCATGGGCGCCGCCGATGTCGTGCCCGGCGTGTCCGGCGGCACGGTCGCCTTCATCAGCGGCATCTACGACGAGCTGCTGCGTTCCATCGCCAGCATTCCCGAGGCGGCCCTGCAGTTGCTGCGCGGGCGTGTGGTCAAGGCCTGGCAGATGGCCAATGCGACCTTCCTGCTGGTGCTGCTGAGCGGCATCCTGACCAGCGTGTTCAGCCTGGCGCGCCTGATCACCTGGCTGCTGGAACATCACCCGATCCCAGTCTGGTCGTTTTTCTTCGGCCTGATCCTGGTTTCCAGCCACCTGGTGGCGCGCGAGATCGGACGCTGGAACTGGACCCGCGTGCTCAGCTTCGTGCTCGGCGGCGCCTTCGCCTGGTGGATCACCGTGGCTTCGCCCATCCAGTGGGGGCATGACCCGCTGAGCCTGTTCCTGGCCGGGGCCATAGCCATCTGCGCGATGATCCTGCCGGGTATTTCCGGCAGCTTCCTGCTGGTGCTGATGGGCCTGTACAGCCTGGTGCTGGGCGCGGTGAAGAACCTCGATATCGCCGTGCTGGCGGTATTCGCCGCCGGCTGTCTGGTCGGCATCCTCAGCTTCGCCCGTCTGCTCAGCTGGCTGCTGGCGCGTTTTCGCGACCTCACCCTGGCCTTCCTCACCGGCCTGATGCTGGGCTCGCTGAACAAGGTCTGGCCCTGGAAGCAGACCCTGACCTGGCGTGCCGACAGCCATGGCCAGCAGGTGCCGGTATTGCAGGAAAACCTCTGGCCGCTGCAGTTTGCCCAGCAGAGTGGCCAGGACGCCCAGTTGCTGGCAGCCATCCTGCTCGCCGTGGCCGGCGTGGTGCTGGTGCTCGGCCTGGAGTGGCTGGCCGGGCGCAAGCAACAGGCGGCTGGTGCCGGCGAATAA